In Methanofollis aquaemaris, the genomic window TTCAGACAGGCCGACCCACCAGAAGGATTCTCAACTGCCGTCTCACGCCGGGGGAAAAACCCGGATCCCTCATGGCGAGAATTGACAGGGCGGCGATTGAGCGGTGTTCCCACTCGCGGCCCTCTCACGACTGAAGGGATCGAGAGGTCCATCAGAGCCAGAAGATCCTCCGTCTCCTCACTCAAAACCCTTGACAAGGCCGACGAAGAGAACCAGGATCGGCACAAGTTCCAGACGGCCAAACCACATCAGGAAGATAAAGAGCCACTTGGAGCCCAGGCTCATATCAGGTGTGACAAAGCCGGTGCTGATCCCGTTGTTGCAGAAGGCCGAAACGATCTCGAAGATCACATTCGAGGACTCGAAGGGGGCGCCGTGCTCGAGGTGGAAAACGGCGATGGTGCAGATGAAGACGGTGAGGAAGTAGAGGATGATGATCAGCATGTTCTTCGAGACCTCGACTTCGGCGATGTTCTTCTGCACGGTCTTGCCCCCGTGCCTGAAGGGAACGACAACCTTGCCGGAGACGAAGATCCGCTTGAACCACCATGCAAGACTTTCGAGCCCGATAATCACCCTGGAGATCTTCATACCTCCGGCGGTCGACCCGGAAGAACCACCGATGAGCATGAAAATCACCAGGAAGAGAACCGTGACCGACGGCCAGGTATAGGGAGAGGTGTTCTGGAAACCGGTACTCGTGATCGCCGCGGTCGCCATGAAGAGACCCTGACGGACGGCGTCCATAGTCTCTGCGCCGGTGAGGTACACGAGATCGAGGGCGACGACCAGAAATCCGACACCGGTAAGAGCAAGGAGGGCGATGGCCTGACGGTCCCCGAAGAAACCGAACTTCCGGTTGTGATACATCAGGTAGTAGAGTTTGAAGGGCATCGCACCTGCGATCATCACCGGGATGAGAAGGAACTCGAGGTTCGCGTTCTGATAGAAGGGGATCCCCTCCGAGTGGACAGTGAATCCGCCGGTGGCGATGGCGGTCATTGCAAGGTTCGTGGCATCCCAGAGCGTGACACCGGAGAGGAGGACGAGTCCGATGGAGAGGAGCGTGATGATGATATAGATCCGCCACATCGCAAACCCGGTTGCGACGACACTCGGCATGAAGGCCTCGGTCCTGGCCTCTGAGCGGTACAGGCCCCGCTGGACAAGCCCCGAGCGGCTCGCCAGGGCGATGGTGAAGGCGACGATCCCGATCCCGCCGAGCCACTGCATGAAGGTCCGCCAGAAGAGGATGGTTTTGGGAGTGGCGTCGATGTCAGGGAGGAGGGTCATGCCGGTGTCGGTCCACCCTGACATCGCTTCAAAGATGCTGTCGGTGATCGGCATCCCGAGGCCGACGATGAAGGGGACCGAACCGATGGCGGCCGAGATGAGCCAGATAAGAGCGACGGCTGCAAGAGCCGCCGAGAGTTTGGCCTCGCGCGCAGGACGAGGCACCTGCATCAACAGTGAGCCAAGGACGACATAGATGATGGGGACAAGCCCCATAGGCAGGAGCATCTCCCATTCCCGATAGATGAGGGCGACAATGAGGGGGAGGCAGGTGACGACCCCCATAAACCTGAGGATCCTCCCGATATCAGGAGCGATAGCGGAGATATACTCTGACCTGTCCATCCAGACAAGGTTCTGCTCGTGACCTCTTATCCTTTTTCTTCTCTCTGGTTCATGGGGGGGTCTCTCCGCTCTTCGCCGGCGAGCACAAACCAGCGGTTGATGATCCGCCAGGCGAGAATGAGTTCTGCGACCTCGCCGGCCGGGAGATAGTGACGGTTCCGATAGACATCCACCCCCTCGGCACTGGTCTGTCGACCGATGGTCCTGGCAAGTTTTCTGATGGCCGAGTGGTTCAGTTCGCCGTCAAGGGTGATCGCGCTCATCTCCCTGCCGTCGAGGGAGGCGACCCTGTACCCAAGGCTGAACGGGCGGTCGGAGAGCATCAGGATCTCGCCGAGGTCGATGGAAAGACCGATCTCCATCGTTTGCCGAACCAGTGGTTTTTGATAGAGCGTGACCTGGTAGATGTCTTGCTCCAGACTCGCCTCGCGTCCGTAGCCCGAGCAGGCGATCCCGATCACCACATCGGCATATCTCCGTTGCGGGGCGATGTAGCGTTCGTAGTCAGGGAGGCGACCCTCCATCTCGGCGAGCACCTCTTCTCTCCGGTAGCCGCGCCGTTCCATATCGCGCCGCAGTTTCCAGAGCCTCTTGACTGCGGGGTCGGGGTCGACAAAGAGTGAAAAGTCAAGGAGGTCGCGCAGGGCCGGGGTGAAGAGAGTGTGGAGGCCCTCCAGGATGAGTACCCGCGCCGGGGAGAAGGGGACCGGTTCGGCAAAGGTGCCGATGGTGTGGTCGTAGACTGGTTTCTCGACCGACTCCCCGTCTCTCAAGCGCCTGACATGATCTGCCAGGAGGTCGAGGTCGTTTGCTTCAGGGACGAGGGGGGTGATCCCGAGTTTCCTGCGTTCCTCGCGATCGTAGCGGTGGTAGTCGTCGAGGGTGATGGTGGTGACAAGGTCGGGGCCGAAGATCGCCCTGATCGCACGGGTAAAGGTTGTCTTCCCTGACCCGCTGTCGCCCGCCACCCCGATGGTGAAGACTCGATCCGAACGGGCGAGTTGTTCCCTGAAGTTGGACGGTTTCATCATCCGAAATTATGAGCCCAGATGAATAAGAGTTGCGCGCACTTTTCTCCGAGGAGGATGAAATACGACCTGCCGAAATTCGAGAAGGGGTCTTCAGGCCAGGGGGTAGGTCTGCGGAGCGAACTCCCGAACCTTCGAATCAGCCCGGCATTCCAGCATATAGTCCAAATTTGATGGTTTTCCAACCATAAACATCTGATATTTCCCCAGAATCGCGCCGATTTCCGGTCAGACTCCCGGCACATACATCGGCGGAACACAATGGAAGATAGCCGAGGGGCGGCGATTGAACCGTATCCCCCCGGGTGCCCTGTCGCAATTGAGAGGGATCCATCCACACCTCGAAACAACAGAGCAAAAAAAATTATTTCCTATTCGTCCAGAGCCCGTGGATATTGCAGTAGATGCGGGTCTTCGCGTTGGTGTCGTCCAGCAGGAACTCAGCCTCAGGGGTATCGCCGGGTTTGAGTTTGTAGACACAGAGTTTGCGCCCCTTCCGCACCTCGACCCACTCGATGTGGTGCTTCTCCTCCATCGGGTGGGGGACACTTCCGATTCTGACCTTTATGCCGCCCGCAACCTTCTCAAGGACAGGCACATGCTTTTCCTTCCCGGCCTCCTCCCACTGCTCCTCCATTCTGACCATCGGCTGGCCGCAACAGACCAGTTCGCCGTCCCCGGCATGGGCGATCTTCACGACATTCCCGCATTTCTCACATTTATAGACGTCCAGGAGCTCGGTCATCATACATGCCTCCCTATGATCAGGGGACTACATCTTCATGCTTTTTAACGATTGTGTCGGCAAGTTCGACCAGCGCCGCAAGATCCTCGCCGCCCGGATAGCCCCGCACATAGACCGGTTCGATCATCTCGGCATCCAGGTGGGAGAGCGTCTCCGTGAGATGTTGCACCGTCTTCCCGCCCCAGCCGTACGAACCGATAACCGAGATGAATTTCGTCTTCGGCCTGAGAATCGAGAGGAGGTACGAGGCATGGACCGCCGCCGGGTGCGGGCCGAAGAGCACGGTCGGCGCCGCAAAGACGATCGTCGCGGCGTCGACGGCCGTCATCGCTACCTCACCGAGGTCGGCCCTGGTGAGGTCGTAGGGTTGCACCTCGACACCCCGCTCGATGAGGGCGTCGGTGAAGAAGGAGACCATCTTCGCGGTGCTCCCATGCATCGAAACATAGGGGATGAGGACCAGGTTCTTGACCGCATCAGAGGTCCACTCCGCATAGGAATCGAGGATGGGTATGGGATCGCGGTGCAGGGGTCCGTGGCTCGGGGCGATGACCTGCAGGTCAAGAGCGCTCACCCGTTCGAGGGCCGCCCTGACACTTGCCCTGAAGGGCATCATGATCTCGGCATAGTAGCGTTTTGCCGCCGGGAGGATCCGCATGAAGTCGTCGGCATAGAGTTCGCTGGTGGCGAGGTGAGAGCCGAAGAGGTCGCAGGAGAAGAGGATCCCGTCCTCGCGCTCATAAGTGAGCATCGTCTCAGGCCAGTGGACCCAGGGCGTGACCATGAACTCAAGAGTCTTGCCCCCGAGGTCGAGGCTCTCCCCGTCCTTGACGATCCGGATACGATCTTCTGGCACGAGGAGCAGGCGCACCAGGAGATCCCGGCACTTCTCGTCGGCGATGACCGTCGCCGAAGGGAACATCTCCAGGAGGAGCGGGAGTGTTCCCGAGTGGTCCTGCTCGGCATGGTTGATCACGATGTAGTCAAGGGAACCGAGCCCAAGCCGCATCAGGTTCTTGAGGATCTCCTCCTCGAACTTCGGGTCGACGGTGTCGATGAGCGCCGTCTTCTCGCTCCCCTTCACCACAAAGGCATTGTAACTCGTCCCCTGCGGGGTGCCGATCAGGGCGTCGAAGAGGCGCAGGTTCCAGTCGACGGCCCCAACAGCGTGGACGCCGGGCGCGATCTCACGTACCGCCATGCTCAGTCCACCGGCCTGAACTTATCCTTCACCGCCCCGCAGACCGGGCACATCCAATCATCGGGCAGGTCTGCAAACTCGGTTCCCGCAACGACACCTTGGCCGGGTTCTCCTTTCGCCAGGTCATAGAGATGACCACATATCGAGCACTTGTATTTTGTCATAGTATCACCTCCACAGTCGTCATTTTCTGCTATAAGTCTTCGTATCAGGAGAGATCCGAACATGCAGGAAAGGGAGGCCCTTCCCGCCGCCGGATGATTTCGTATCGGCTCAGTTCATCTTCACAAAATCACTCTTCGCCGCCCCGCAGACAGGACACGCCCAGTCGTCGGGGAGGTCTTCAAAGGGGGTACCCGGCTCGACAGCACCGTCGGGGTCTCCTTTCTCAGGGTCGTAGATATACCCACAGATTGTGCATTGATAACGGTCCATGGTTCACCGTTCTTCACCTCGCACCTTTTCTCATATATTTTTTCCGAAACGGCCCCGGACCGTCAGATCATCAGGAGCCAGGCCGCATATACCGCCCCCTGCACAAGACTCAACGGGACACCAAGCCGCACGAACGCACCAAAGCCCAGGATGACCCCGCGACGTTCGGCACCCTGTACGATGATGACATTGCTCGCCGCCCCGAGGAGGGTCAGGTTTCCGGCGATAGTACTCCCGGCGGCAAGGGCAAGCAGGTGTTCGGGGCCTGCACCGGCCTGCTCAAGGAGAGGGAGGGCGAGGGCGACAAAGGGGACGTTGGAGATGATCTGACTGGCGATCATCCCGGTTGCGATGATGGCCGGGACTCCGAGAGTTGCAGGATCCCCCCACCCAAATACCTCCTCAAGGGCGCCGCTCTCCCGCACTCCCTCCATCACGACGAACATGGCAGCGAAGAAGACGAGCGTCGGCCAGTCCACTCTGTGGAGAAGAGCGGTTCGCCACCTGGAGAGAAGGAAGGGGATGGAGGCCGATGCGGCGACGGCAGCGAGAGGGATCGCGACCCCCAAAAATACATGAGAGATGAAGGCCCTGACCGTCAGGATGAGCACGACGGTCAGGAGGGAGAGGCGGAGCAGGCCGACAAGAGCATGGTCTCCGGCAGGTGACACCGGGGCACGCCCGCACGGCCGCCCCCATTCGTCCCTGGCGGCACCGTAGAGCACGGCACAGACAACAACGAGAGCGATTGCGGTCGGAGGGGCAAGCACGATGAAGAACTGAACGAAGGGTTCGGAAAAACCACCGTGTGCCGCCACCAGCAGATTCTGCGGGTTGCCGACCGGACTGGCGACACTCCCGGTGGTCACCCCGAAGGCGAGAGCGGTCAGGAGGAGGTGAGGTTTGATCCCGGCATGCCTGGCATAACTCAGAAGGAGCGGGGTGCCGATGACGGCGATCGTATCGTTGGTGAGAAGCGCGGCGCCGACCGCGGCCAGGACGACGACAAGCGTCACCAGTGTTCCGGTCGTCCCGGCCCTGCCGAGAAGTTTCCCGGCGAAGGCGGCAAGCCACCCGCTCTCCTCAAGGGCGGCGCCCAGGAGCAGGACAGAGAAGAGAAAGATCATCACCTCCGGGTCGACGGCCATGACCGCGGCGGCAGGGGTCACGGCACCGGAGAGGAGCATGGCAACGGCTCCTCCAAGCATGATCTGCCAGATCGCCGGAGGCGGGGTGAGCACCTGCCTGAAGGCAATGAGGAGAAAGACCACCAGGGCGATGACGAGAGAAATATGCGTGCCAGCAAAGTATGTTCTCAAAAGAGATCTCTTTTCCCATGAACTCCCTCAGATCGGGATACCAATGAGGGAGAAGAGACCGATCATTCTCAGCCCGATGAAGATGGTGAGCGCGACGAACGCGTATTTCAAGAACTGTCGGGGTAAGCGGTAGGCCATGAAGGCCCCAACCTGTGCGGCGGGAATGCTCGCCGCCGCAAGGAGCGCCGCCTGGAGAAGGTCGACATAACCGATGGCGGTAGGCGGCAGGCCCGGCGTCCCGAGGCCGTTGAGCATGTATGAGGCAATCCCCCCCGTCGCGGTGAAGAGCATCACGACCATGGAGGTGGCGACGGCATGGCGCATCCCGAAGTGCATGACCACCACGAGGATCGGAACAAGGAGAACGCCTCCCCCGATCCCGGTAAGCCCTGAGACTAAACCGATCGGGAGGCCCCATAGCAAGCAGGCTCGGGTGCTAACCTGCGGGGCCCCTCCTGCCTCTCCTTCAGGGGGAGAGAAGAAGGTGCGGGCCCCGGCGGCAAGGACAACCAGCCCGAAAAAGATCTCAAGGGGTGCGGCCGGAACATGCGTCGCAATGAACGCACCGGAGACCACGCCAACCAGACTGGAGATGCCGAGGAGGACTCCGGCACGCCATACGACCGCCCCCTTCCGGTGGTGGCCGAGGGCTCCGCTCACCACGGTGGGGAGGATGACGGCAAGACTGGTCCCAAACGAGAGTCTGAGTGCGAGATCCTCAGGGATCCCGAGCGATGAGAAGAGGTTGAACTGTATCGGGACCATGATGAAACCGCCACCGACGCCGAGGAGTCCGGAGAGTACTCCGACAAGGAGGCCGGTGACGACAAGGGCAAGGAGGTAGACAAGATCAGTCATGGTCAGGGTCTATGCGCGTTCAAGAGGGGCCGACATTTCATCATTTCAGGGAATTCCATCACGTGGCCAGGTGATAGGTTTTGCTGATCTGTAGTAGGTTCATAGAAGAGATGAGATCTTTTGCGGGGCGAAAAATCTGACGATCCTGCCGAAGGCGATCCCGATGCCCTGAAACCGGGCCGACAGAGTGTTGAGTCGAGAATCTGCAGAAATTCTCTGTTAACTCCGATTTGATATATATAGATTGCGCATGATCTGTATGCGCGGTCCCGGGCAAGGAGATCCAGGAGTCATAACCTAAACTTGAGATCGACCTTTTCATCAATTAAAGATCCCCAGAGATTTTGATCCCATTCTCGACCCCTGAAAAGAGAGATCGCGCAGCCCTCACCCCACGGTCTGGGAGGGATCAGGAATATTTAAATATCAGATCCCCGAAGGAGTCCTTTGCCCCAGAGACACTATGAAGTGCGTAAGTGGGGGGACACACTTCATCTCAATGACGGGGTGTCGGAAAGTAAGGAGAAGTACAGGCTTGCCGGCCTGCCAGGCCGTCCCAACCCGGGGACGGTATGGACATGACTCCATCGTACATTCGTGCGCGCTGGCGGACGGCACCATGCTGGTTGCCGGAGTTCATCACAGCACGACCACACAGGTGTGCAGGATATATCAGGCAGAGGCCCTTTTCACTATACCTCTGTCCTGTTGGCAGGAAGGGCTGCGGTCCATTTCTGGGGGGGCGTGGACCCGCCCATCTCCTGCCGTCTCTGCCCAACCTCACCTGACTTCAACTTTTTTTCTCATCCACCGCCGACCGGCGGGAAGAGCGAGATTACGTCGTTGTTGGTGATACGAGTATCGAGACCATCCTCAAAATGGATGTTTCTGCCGTTCCGAAGGATGTTAACATGGTCCTGGAGGACACCTGGCGCCTCGAACATCGCCTCCCTGAGAGCCGGACGCTCCTGAATCAGCAGGTCAAGAAGGGCTGCGACAGTCGTACCTTCGGCCACTTCCATCTCGCGCTCGTTCTCAAGGATATTTCTAAATGTTGCAAATGATTTTACCTTGATTCTCATTTTCTGGACCTCAGTTTTTCTATCTCTTCTTTTCCCTCAACCTTCAGGACAAAGGTGCCGTGGCACGGCTTGGTATACGGGAAGATTACAGAGTCCCCATCCACGCCGATGGGTATCGGCGGCACCCCGATGAGAGCCAGGTCAAAAATCTTGTAACCCGGCTGAACCTCATAGGTTTCTCGGTAATGCTTCTTGATAAATGCTCGGTACTCCTTGAACGAGCAATGCCGGAGGAGCACCTCATAGTTGAGAGCCTCTACACATCCCATTTCATCACCCTGTCGATCGCCTTCTTCAGCGGCAAGGGGTTGTGGCCCCCTGGTGCGACCACCGTCTCACAGTCGAAGTCGATAAGCGATGCGAGAGTTTCAGCCTCTTTGCCAAAGACCACAGCCACCACACGCCCGGCCGAGACCACACTCATCGTGCCGGCATAACTGACCCCGCTCTCACGGTGCACCAGCACAAAGGAGAGGTCGTAGTCATGTTCTCCCGCAGCGATCTCTTCGATACATCCGTCGAGGTCGAGCATCTCACCGACATAGTGGTGTTCGGGGTCGGCCATCGCGAGAAGATGTCTCGCAGAAGGGTTTCCGGCGACCACCGGCAGATAACCCGACCGCCTGAGGCTGTACGCCAGGTGGACGGCAAGGCTCACCTGCGCCGGCGCCTCCGGACATCCCAGGATAATCAGACCCTTCTTTCTCTCTTTATCCGATATTTCCATTTTATGCACTCCATCTACCCTGCAACCATCACACAGACAGCGTTGATCCTCTCATGCGCGTCCTCCCGATGCCATACATATCAACTTCGCAGACTCACTCTGCCCCCACTCCTGCAACCCGCCCGGGGTGGGTGTAGACCGTGAAACGATCCCCCCTGGAGAAGCAGATGAGAGTGATCCCGGCCTCTTCTGCGGCCGCGATCCCGCGGTCGGTCGAGGCCGCCCGCGAGATGACGATCGGGATCCCGGCATGCGCGGCCTTGGCCACCATCCCGACCGGTTGCCGGCCCGTGCACCCGATGACACAGCGCGACCGGTCGAAGCCGCCGAGCACGGCATGACCGATCACCTTGTCGACGGTGTTGTGCCGGCCGACGTCGCAGGCCTTCGCAACAAGTTCGCCGTCACAAAAGAGGACCGAACAGTGAAGACCACCGGTCCGGCGCCAGTCGTCCGACTCGATGGCGGCGGTCATCCGGTAGATGTCGTCGATGCCGACCTGCAGGTCGGAGGTGATGCGAGGCAGCGGGCGGAGAAAGGAGGCACCCCCCGATGACCCGATGACCTCTTCGCCGCGGGGCCGGAGATCGGCCCGAACCCTGATCTCCTCACCCTCTACTCCGACTCCCTCGACATCCCCGGCAAGCCCCTCAGAGACGACAAAACCCGCCCCCAATTCTTCGAGTTGCTCGGCCGAAGCGACCATCTCGGTGACCGGCATACCGTTCACCAGGAGGCGGTACCGCCGTTCGGCACAGATCTCGTCAATGATCTCATTCGCCTCTCCACCCCTGACCTGGATGCACCGCCATTTATAGAGATCCATCATATCTTTCCTGCATGGATGATTTCAAGGATCCGGGCGTTGGCACGTTCCCAACCCTTATATGATATCCCCATTAACAATTGTTAATCATAACTCTCCGAATTTATGGATTGTGATTCTATGAAGCTCCCATGTGAGACTGGCGTCTGGCTGATCCTCCCGTGCATCCGGGCATGCCTTGTACAGGAATTGATCATAAAAGGGCTGCCCCAGAAGCAGGTCGCCCAGATGCTTGAGATCACACCGGCATCGGTCTCCCAGTACGCCTCAAAAAAGCGCGGCTGCAAGATCGAACTCGACACCGAGGTGATCGGTTCGATCCGGGAACTTGCCGACGACATGGTGGCCGAGCGGGTCGGGCACATGGGCCTGCGTATGTGCGACATCTGCATGCAAGTGCGCTCAGGGGGGTTGATCGAAGATGACGGAGGGCCCTGTGCCCGCACCATGTTCTGCAATATTTCCCCACAGCACGACACCGAAGAACAAATCTGAATAATCCTGTTTTCCCCCGTCTCCAGGCTGTCGATCCCTCACGCCGGGGAAGGGGTGCGAACTTAATTATCCTTGCCACGCGATAAGTAGAACGATGTATTCGCAGAGACTGGATAACCTTCCACCATACCTCTTTGCCAGAATCGACGCACTCAAAGCCCAGAAAAGGAGCGAAGGCGTTGACGTCATCGACCTGGGCGTCGGCGACCCCGACCTCCCGACGCCGGATCATATCGTCGAGGCGATGGTCAGGGCAGTCCAGAACCCTGAGAACCACCATTATCCCGCCTACGACGGGATGCTCGCCTACAAGGAGGCGGTCGCGACGTGGTATCGGAACCGCTTCTCGGTATCCCTCGATCCGGGCAACGAAGTCGTCGCCCTGATGGGTTCAAAGGACGGGATCGCCCATATCCCTGAGGCGTTCGTCAATCCAGGCGACTATGTCCTGGCCACCGATCCGGGCTACCCGGTCTACAAGACCTCGACGCTCTTTGCCGAGGGGAAGACCCACTTGCTGCCACTCCATGCAGAGAACAACTTCCTCCCGGTCCTCGATGATATTCCGGCCGACGTACTGAAGCGGGCAAAGCTCCTCTTCTTCAACTACCCGAACAACCCGACGGCCGCAACCGCACCCATATCCTTCTTCAACGAGGTCGTGGAGTTCGCCCGTGAGCACGACCTCGTCGTCGTCCACGACAACGCCTACTCTGAGATCACCTTTGACGGCTACAAAGCCCCCTCCTTCCAGGAGGCGGACGGGGCAAAGGAGGTGGGTGTCGAGATGCACTCCCTCTCCAAGACCTACAACATGACCGGATGGCGGATCGGGATGGCGGTCGGCAGCCCCGAGGTGCTCTCCGGCCTGACGCGGGTCAAGTCCAATGTCGACTCGGGGGTCTTCGACGCCGTGCAGCACGCCGGGATCGCCGCGCTCACCGGTTCCCAGCAGTGCGTCGCCGACGCCTGCGCCGTGTACCAGGAGCGGCGGGACGCCCTGGTGAAGGGACTGCGCGAGGTCGGCTTCGATGTTCCGGCCCCGAAGGCGACCTTCTATGTCTGGATGCCGGTCGAGGACTGCATGAAGACGGCGGCAACATTCCTGAACGAAGCCGGGATCGTCGTCACGCCTGGAGTCGGGTTTGGCGAGAGCGGCGAAGGTTACGTGCGCTTCGCCATCACCAGGTCGGTGGAGCGGATCGAGGAAGCCGTAGAGCGGATCGGGAGGGTGGCCCTGTGAAACTCCCGTCTCACCTCACCGTCGAAGGTGGTCACCTCTATCTCGGCGGCCGCGATATCGTCGACCTTGCGAGGACCTACGGCACGCCGCTGTACGTCACCGACCTCGACCGCATCGTCGGAAATTTTAAACGGTTCACCTCGGCACTCACCGCCCACTACCCCGCGGTCCAGGTGCTCTTTGCGGCCAAGGCGAACGGCAACCTCGCGGTGATGCGGGCGCTTGCCGAACAGGGGGCAGGCGCCGACGTCTTCTCGTCAGGCGAACTCGAACTTGCCCTGCAGGCCGGGATGCTGCCCGAACGTCTCCTCTTCAACGGGAGTTCCAAGAGCCCAGGCGACCTCGCCCTCGCCGTCGAGAAGGGCGTGCGGGTCTCGGTCGACTCGGTCGACGAACTCCGTCAACTCGAGGCGGCCGCCGCCGAGGCCGGAAAGAGCGTCGAGATCGCCTTCAGGGTCAACCCGGCCCTCGAGGTGCCGACCCATCCGAAGATCGCCACCGGGCTGAAGACGAGCAAGTTCGGGATCCCGGCAGAAGAGATCGTCGGGGCCTATGCCGAGGCGCTAGCCTGCGAGCATATCGACCCGGTCGGGATCCACTGCCACATCGGCTCCCAGATCCTGGAGGTCGAACCCTTTGCGCGGGCGGCCGGCGTGATGGTCGAGGTCGCAAAGGAGGTCACCGACCTCGGCGCCCACCTCAAGTTTCTGGACGTGGGCGGGGGCCTCGGGATCCCGTACCACCACGACACCGACTCGGCCCCGACCCCCGAGGAGTACGCCGCCGCCGTGATGCCGGTCTTCCTGCAGGGGATCAGGGACGCGGGGATCGACCCGGCCCTTTGGGTCGAGCCCGGCCGCTGGCTTGTCGGCGATTCCTCGATCCTTGTTGCCCGGGTCAACTCGGTGAAACGGGCGCACCGCACCTTCGTGAACGTCGACGCGGGCTTCAACCTCCTGGTCAGGCCGGCGATGTACGACTCGTACCACGAGGTCGTCGTCGCCAACAAAGCGGACCAACCGGCCGACGGCACCTACACGATCGCCGGCCCGATCTGCGAGACCGGCGACCTGCTGGCCCAGGACCGCGACCTCCCCGCGCCCGAGGCCGGGGACCTCGTCGCCGTCCTGGACGCCGGGGCCTACGGGTTTGCGATGTCCTCGCAGTACAACAGCCGGCC contains:
- a CDS encoding DUF1894 domain-containing protein, coding for MGCVEALNYEVLLRHCSFKEYRAFIKKHYRETYEVQPGYKIFDLALIGVPPIPIGVDGDSVIFPYTKPCHGTFVLKVEGKEEIEKLRSRK
- a CDS encoding desulfoferrodoxin — translated: MMTELLDVYKCEKCGNVVKIAHAGDGELVCCGQPMVRMEEQWEEAGKEKHVPVLEKVAGGIKVRIGSVPHPMEEKHHIEWVEVRKGRKLCVYKLKPGDTPEAEFLLDDTNAKTRIYCNIHGLWTNRK
- a CDS encoding TrkH family potassium uptake protein, encoding MDRSEYISAIAPDIGRILRFMGVVTCLPLIVALIYREWEMLLPMGLVPIIYVVLGSLLMQVPRPAREAKLSAALAAVALIWLISAAIGSVPFIVGLGMPITDSIFEAMSGWTDTGMTLLPDIDATPKTILFWRTFMQWLGGIGIVAFTIALASRSGLVQRGLYRSEARTEAFMPSVVATGFAMWRIYIIITLLSIGLVLLSGVTLWDATNLAMTAIATGGFTVHSEGIPFYQNANLEFLLIPVMIAGAMPFKLYYLMYHNRKFGFFGDRQAIALLALTGVGFLVVALDLVYLTGAETMDAVRQGLFMATAAITSTGFQNTSPYTWPSVTVLFLVIFMLIGGSSGSTAGGMKISRVIIGLESLAWWFKRIFVSGKVVVPFRHGGKTVQKNIAEVEVSKNMLIIILYFLTVFICTIAVFHLEHGAPFESSNVIFEIVSAFCNNGISTGFVTPDMSLGSKWLFIFLMWFGRLELVPILVLFVGLVKGFE
- a CDS encoding FprA family A-type flavoprotein, yielding MAVREIAPGVHAVGAVDWNLRLFDALIGTPQGTSYNAFVVKGSEKTALIDTVDPKFEEEILKNLMRLGLGSLDYIVINHAEQDHSGTLPLLLEMFPSATVIADEKCRDLLVRLLLVPEDRIRIVKDGESLDLGGKTLEFMVTPWVHWPETMLTYEREDGILFSCDLFGSHLATSELYADDFMRILPAAKRYYAEIMMPFRASVRAALERVSALDLQVIAPSHGPLHRDPIPILDSYAEWTSDAVKNLVLIPYVSMHGSTAKMVSFFTDALIERGVEVQPYDLTRADLGEVAMTAVDAATIVFAAPTVLFGPHPAAVHASYLLSILRPKTKFISVIGSYGWGGKTVQHLTETLSHLDAEMIEPVYVRGYPGGEDLAALVELADTIVKKHEDVVP
- a CDS encoding DUF1890 domain-containing protein, which produces MEISDKERKKGLIILGCPEAPAQVSLAVHLAYSLRRSGYLPVVAGNPSARHLLAMADPEHHYVGEMLDLDGCIEEIAAGEHDYDLSFVLVHRESGVSYAGTMSVVSAGRVVAVVFGKEAETLASLIDFDCETVVAPGGHNPLPLKKAIDRVMKWDV
- a CDS encoding rubredoxin codes for the protein MTKYKCSICGHLYDLAKGEPGQGVVAGTEFADLPDDWMCPVCGAVKDKFRPVD
- the rd gene encoding rubredoxin — protein: MDRYQCTICGYIYDPEKGDPDGAVEPGTPFEDLPDDWACPVCGAAKSDFVKMN
- a CDS encoding phosphoribulokinase, with the protein product MMKPSNFREQLARSDRVFTIGVAGDSGSGKTTFTRAIRAIFGPDLVTTITLDDYHRYDREERRKLGITPLVPEANDLDLLADHVRRLRDGESVEKPVYDHTIGTFAEPVPFSPARVLILEGLHTLFTPALRDLLDFSLFVDPDPAVKRLWKLRRDMERRGYRREEVLAEMEGRLPDYERYIAPQRRYADVVIGIACSGYGREASLEQDIYQVTLYQKPLVRQTMEIGLSIDLGEILMLSDRPFSLGYRVASLDGREMSAITLDGELNHSAIRKLARTIGRQTSAEGVDVYRNRHYLPAGEVAELILAWRIINRWFVLAGEERRDPPMNQREEKG
- a CDS encoding ubiquitin-like small modifier protein 1, which codes for MRIKVKSFATFRNILENEREMEVAEGTTVAALLDLLIQERPALREAMFEAPGVLQDHVNILRNGRNIHFEDGLDTRITNNDVISLFPPVGGG
- a CDS encoding SLC13 family permease, with product MRTYFAGTHISLVIALVVFLLIAFRQVLTPPPAIWQIMLGGAVAMLLSGAVTPAAAVMAVDPEVMIFLFSVLLLGAALEESGWLAAFAGKLLGRAGTTGTLVTLVVVLAAVGAALLTNDTIAVIGTPLLLSYARHAGIKPHLLLTALAFGVTTGSVASPVGNPQNLLVAAHGGFSEPFVQFFIVLAPPTAIALVVVCAVLYGAARDEWGRPCGRAPVSPAGDHALVGLLRLSLLTVVLILTVRAFISHVFLGVAIPLAAVAASASIPFLLSRWRTALLHRVDWPTLVFFAAMFVVMEGVRESGALEEVFGWGDPATLGVPAIIATGMIASQIISNVPFVALALPLLEQAGAGPEHLLALAAGSTIAGNLTLLGAASNVIIVQGAERRGVILGFGAFVRLGVPLSLVQGAVYAAWLLMI
- a CDS encoding sulfite exporter TauE/SafE family protein — encoded protein: MTDLVYLLALVVTGLLVGVLSGLLGVGGGFIMVPIQFNLFSSLGIPEDLALRLSFGTSLAVILPTVVSGALGHHRKGAVVWRAGVLLGISSLVGVVSGAFIATHVPAAPLEIFFGLVVLAAGARTFFSPPEGEAGGAPQVSTRACLLWGLPIGLVSGLTGIGGGVLLVPILVVVMHFGMRHAVATSMVVMLFTATGGIASYMLNGLGTPGLPPTAIGYVDLLQAALLAAASIPAAQVGAFMAYRLPRQFLKYAFVALTIFIGLRMIGLFSLIGIPI